The stretch of DNA CAGCACGGTTACATAGTCGATGTCAAGGTTAAAAAACTTGCCCATCATCGTCTTCATCTCTGATTCTGCAGAAATGCCGGACTCCTTCGCTTCCCGTAGGAAGATAGGGTAAAACGCGTTAATCTTATTCGTCTTGTAGCCCTTCAGCGAAATCCGGGTGTCTCTCGGTACAGATACAAGCGTAGCCGTCTTAGTCTGCGGGTTCATCACCATCAACATGATGACGTCACTAAGGTGCGTCTTGGATTCAGGACGGTAATCCGTCCCAAGCAGCAGCATAGAGATCGGTTTGACTTTAGCGGATCTTGCTGGGTCCAGCGGTTTATCCGTACCCGCTTCATTAATTGTCGAATTCAGACTCCATAAAGTGCGGCCAGCCCAAATACCCACCACGATCAATACAATAAGCATAATACCCAATACTGTCTTTAGAAAAACCTTGCCCGGACTGGATTTTTTCTTCTTCTTCCTGGGAGACGCCGCCGGTTTCCCCGTCCGTTGGCTTCGCTCTCTTGGCGGGAGCCCTCTGCCGGATGTGCCCATATTGGTCAACCCCTTTTATCAGTCTTCATGATCTTGGAACAGAAAAATATCGGCCGCGGAAGCGACCGATATTCTCTCTATACGGCTAAACGGCCGCTCCACTTCAAACTAACGTTCTTACCTTCAAAAAGTTTCATTTGCCGTCAAATGTCGAGCTCTTCAAGCTTAGGCATTTGCCTCAGCATTTTTGCGATGCTTCTCTGCGCGTTCACGCTCGCTCTTGTTCAGGATCTTCTTACGAAGACGCACAGATTTAGGCGTAATCTCACAGTATTCATCGTCATTCAAATATTCCAGGGCCTGTTCCAAAGAGAACAGACGAGGTGTCTTCATCTTGACGGTATCATCTTTCGTTGCCGAACGAACGTTGGTCAACTGCTTCTCTTTGCAAATATTAACAACAATATCATTATCGCGGGTATGCTCGCCCACGATCATACCTTCATAAATCTCAGTGCCCGGTTCTACGAAGAGAATACCGCGATCCTCGATAGACAGGATACCATACAAAGTAGATACCCCGTTCTCGCTCGATACCAACACACCCTCGTGACGCCCACCAACTTGTCCGCCAATCAGCGGTCCATAGCTATCGAACGCATGGTTCATCACACCATAGCCGCGAGTGAGTGTCAAGAAATGCGTGCTGTATCCGATCAGGCCACGGGCAGGAATCAGGAATTCAAGGCGAACTTGGCCCGTTCCGTTGTTAACCATGTTAACCATCTCTGCCTTACGGGAGCCTAAGCTCTCCATGACCGCTCCCATGCTCTCTTCCGGAACATCAATCATGAGCCGTTCAACCGGCTCCATCTTAACGCCATCGATCTCTTTGACGATAACTTCCGGCTTGGATACCTGCATCTCGTATCCTTCGCGGCGCATATTCTCAATCAGGATGCCAAGGTGGAGCTCACCGCGGCCTGATACGATGAACGCATCCGGGCTGTCAGTTTCATCCACACGCAAACTGACATCAGTTTCGAGTTCCTTGAGCAGACGCTCACGAAGCTTACGGGAGGTTACCCATTTGCCTTCACGTCCTGCAAACGGACTGTTGTTCACAAGGAACGTCATCTGCAGGGTAGGCTCGTCAATCTTAAGGACAGGCAGCGCTTCAGGCTGGTTCGGATCGGCGATGGTCTCCCCGATGTTGATGTCCTTGATTCCGGCAATCGCCACGATATCGCCAGCGCCCGCTTCCGGAATCTCTACACGGCGCAGCCCTTGGAAGCCAAACAGCTTCTCAATGCGGGCCGACTTCTTGCTGCCGTCACGCTGAATAACGGTAACCGGCTGTCCTTGACGGATGATACCGCGGTTAACCCGGCCGATGGCAATCCGGCCCAAATATTCATTGTAGTCCATAAGTGTAACGAGAAATTGAAGAGGCTCATCCACCTTCTCTGTTGGAGATGGGATATGCTCGATAATCGTCTCGTACATTGCAAGCATATTATCATCCTGTTTCTCAGGATCCAAGCTCGAAGTCCCGTTCAGGGCAGAAGCATAAACAACCGGGAACTCCAGCTGCTCATCGGAGGCTTCCAATTCAATGAACAGATCAAGCACTTCATCAATAACTTCTGCTGGACGTGCTGCAGGACGGTCAATCTTGTTCACAACAACGATTGGAGTCAGGTTGGATTCAAGCGCCTTGCGAAGTACGAACTTGGTCTGAGGCATGCAGCCTTCATAAGCATCTACGACAAGAAGAACGCCATCAACCATCTTCATGATCCGCTCCACCTCGCCGCCAAAGTCGGCGTGGCCTGGTGTATCCACAATATTAATCAAGAAGTCCTTGTAGGTGATCGCTGTATTCTTCGCCAAAATGGTGATACCGCGCTCCCGCTCCAAATCATTGGAGTCCATTGCGCGTTCTTGAACGGCTTCGTTCTCCCGGAAAATTCCGGATTGTTGTAAAAGTTTATCGACAAGTGTAGTTTTGCCGTGGTCGACGTGGGCAATAATCGCAATGTTGCGAATTTGTTCTCTGGATTGCATGGTTTGTCTCCATATCCTTTCTGGTCTCTAGTTCACAAAAGAAGCGCCGGATCAGTAATTGGCCGACGCTTTCATATCCCCTATATTATACGCTAAATTGAGTATAATTCAAGAACTTATCATCAGATCACCAACCGCGGCGATTTCTTCCTCGAAATCCAATCAGCCCGAGCCCGCCGATTATAAGGAT from Paenibacillus sp. CAA11 encodes:
- a CDS encoding LCP family protein, with protein sequence MGTSGRGLPPRERSQRTGKPAASPRKKKKKSSPGKVFLKTVLGIMLIVLIVVGIWAGRTLWSLNSTINEAGTDKPLDPARSAKVKPISMLLLGTDYRPESKTHLSDVIMLMVMNPQTKTATLVSVPRDTRISLKGYKTNKINAFYPIFLREAKESGISAESEMKTMMGKFFNLDIDYVTVLNFQGFRDIVDALDGVDVNVDKNMCYVDKADGTNINLKKGEQHLDGKQALDYVRYRKSNCKPKTAASDDFDRNRRQNEVLHALMDQAKSLNGVLNADKVIKSVGDNMTTDLESQQIKDMIMTYWNISKQNVRFVPLVGDWKSPYVYLSDNEINKAKEALQEELAGTRSTSETSAK
- the typA gene encoding translational GTPase TypA, which encodes MQSREQIRNIAIIAHVDHGKTTLVDKLLQQSGIFRENEAVQERAMDSNDLERERGITILAKNTAITYKDFLINIVDTPGHADFGGEVERIMKMVDGVLLVVDAYEGCMPQTKFVLRKALESNLTPIVVVNKIDRPAARPAEVIDEVLDLFIELEASDEQLEFPVVYASALNGTSSLDPEKQDDNMLAMYETIIEHIPSPTEKVDEPLQFLVTLMDYNEYLGRIAIGRVNRGIIRQGQPVTVIQRDGSKKSARIEKLFGFQGLRRVEIPEAGAGDIVAIAGIKDINIGETIADPNQPEALPVLKIDEPTLQMTFLVNNSPFAGREGKWVTSRKLRERLLKELETDVSLRVDETDSPDAFIVSGRGELHLGILIENMRREGYEMQVSKPEVIVKEIDGVKMEPVERLMIDVPEESMGAVMESLGSRKAEMVNMVNNGTGQVRLEFLIPARGLIGYSTHFLTLTRGYGVMNHAFDSYGPLIGGQVGGRHEGVLVSSENGVSTLYGILSIEDRGILFVEPGTEIYEGMIVGEHTRDNDIVVNICKEKQLTNVRSATKDDTVKMKTPRLFSLEQALEYLNDDEYCEITPKSVRLRKKILNKSERERAEKHRKNAEANA